From Spirosoma aerolatum, one genomic window encodes:
- a CDS encoding polysaccharide biosynthesis C-terminal domain-containing protein: protein MSTVKKLASDTALYGVSTILGRLLNYALVPIQTYAFTKPAAMASNVEFYSWIGVLLVVYTLGLETAFFRFIARSKNAPADEKARIFSQSLSIVICISVLSTILLYSLAPQITNWLNYPGQEQFVRWSALLVAIDSIVAIPFARLRAENRAREFVGAKIMNIVIVVALNVFFLVLAKDISEGKYLMSLQSIAALIYKPEIGPGYIFLNNLIANALYFIIIRKAFAGFRFQLSGQQSQALIAYAFPIMLTNLAAVLNQLTDRLFLRHSLPEGFYPGLSSETVLGIYGNCLKLSVFMALAIQSFKFAAEPFFFSKGEDKNAPKLLADVTKWFIIVCVLIWVGVSLNLDIIGEIFLRSKAYRVGLNVVPLLLLGNLLLGVYYNISFWFKLKDKTQYGTFITVIGSVITIVLNLVLIPVIGYMGCAVAFLVSSFVMMAICYVLGEKYYPVPYHIGSALGYIVGAGALIYLSWQFPIANLWVSVPVHLGLFGVFLGVIAVIERDTFRPILARIRKSKPQTAQIPSESEQIFPGEGQP from the coding sequence ATGAGCACCGTAAAAAAATTAGCGAGCGATACCGCCCTGTATGGGGTCAGCACCATTCTGGGGCGATTACTCAATTACGCCCTTGTTCCGATTCAAACCTATGCCTTTACCAAACCAGCCGCTATGGCGTCCAACGTAGAGTTCTACAGTTGGATAGGCGTTCTGCTTGTTGTGTATACGCTGGGGTTAGAAACCGCATTTTTCCGGTTCATTGCCCGCTCAAAAAATGCACCCGCCGACGAGAAAGCCCGGATTTTCAGTCAATCGCTCAGCATTGTTATCTGCATCAGTGTGCTGTCAACCATTCTGCTATACAGTCTGGCTCCGCAAATCACCAACTGGCTCAACTATCCCGGTCAGGAGCAATTTGTTCGCTGGTCGGCGCTACTGGTTGCCATTGATTCCATTGTAGCCATTCCGTTTGCCCGGCTTCGGGCCGAAAATCGGGCGCGTGAGTTTGTAGGTGCCAAAATCATGAATATTGTTATTGTGGTGGCGCTGAATGTGTTCTTCCTGGTTCTGGCCAAGGATATTTCTGAAGGCAAATACCTCATGTCGTTGCAATCTATTGCTGCACTGATCTATAAACCAGAAATTGGCCCCGGCTATATTTTCCTGAACAATCTGATTGCAAACGCCCTGTACTTTATCATCATTCGGAAAGCGTTTGCAGGCTTCCGGTTTCAGCTCAGCGGTCAACAGAGCCAGGCACTAATTGCCTACGCGTTTCCCATTATGCTCACCAATCTGGCTGCCGTGCTCAATCAACTGACCGACCGATTGTTCTTGCGCCATTCGCTGCCCGAAGGTTTTTATCCAGGCTTATCGTCCGAAACGGTGTTGGGTATTTATGGCAATTGTCTGAAGCTTTCGGTTTTCATGGCGCTGGCAATCCAGTCGTTTAAGTTTGCAGCCGAACCCTTCTTTTTCTCTAAAGGTGAAGATAAAAACGCGCCCAAACTGTTAGCCGACGTAACCAAGTGGTTCATTATCGTTTGTGTGTTGATCTGGGTGGGCGTGAGTCTGAATCTGGATATAATCGGTGAAATTTTTCTGCGGTCCAAAGCGTATCGCGTAGGCCTAAATGTCGTCCCTCTGCTACTGCTGGGCAACCTGTTGCTGGGCGTTTATTACAACATTTCGTTCTGGTTCAAGCTGAAAGACAAAACGCAGTACGGCACGTTTATCACGGTGATCGGCTCAGTCATCACCATTGTGTTGAACCTGGTCCTGATTCCGGTGATTGGGTATATGGGTTGCGCGGTAGCCTTTCTGGTATCCAGTTTCGTCATGATGGCGATCTGCTATGTGCTGGGTGAAAAATACTATCCGGTGCCTTATCACATCGGTTCCGCGCTGGGTTATATAGTGGGAGCGGGCGCATTAATCTATCTATCCTGGCAGTTCCCTATTGCCAATTTATGGGTATCGGTGCCTGTCCACCTTGGCTTGTTCGGGGTCTTTCTGGGCGTGATTGCTGTGATTGAGCGCGATACGTTTCGACCTATACTGGCCCGGATTCGAAAATCAAAGCCCCAAACGGCCCAGATACCCAGCGAGTCTGAGCAAATATTTCCGGGAGAAGGACAACCTTAA
- a CDS encoding FG-GAP-like repeat-containing protein has product MKFSISRGAWFLPVLCLFALSSCREKPLFERLDSSDTGITFANNITDSDTLNILNYQYIYNGGGVGVGDFNGDQKPDVFFAGNQVPNRLYINDTETGSGSFHFKDATESAGVGGGGRWCSGVSVVDINADGKLDVYISNTLHKKGNQRANLLYVNQGNNTEGQPKFREMATDYGIADTTYTTHSAFFDYDNDGDLDLFVLVDQIADPKNPGYLKRRIDDGTSPNTDRLYRNDFDSTRGHAYFTDVTKQAGVIAEGFGLGVNICDINRDGWKDIFVTNDFASNDVLYINNHDGTFTNRAHDSFKHTSSSAMGNDVADINGDGLADIVCMDMLPEDNLRKKSLMGPSSYFAYQEWDRLGYEHQYARNTLQLNQGVRPTDTSKTHANMPVFSEISMLAGVAETEWSWSPLLVDLDHDGYRDLLVTNGFPRDVTDRDFTSYYSSVNTYLSDALRKELTDKIPQVKVSNYAFRNRGSSGTPAFENVTELWGMAEPSFSNGAAYADFDGDGDLDYVINNINDEAFVYRNNLNDRKPENAHYLRIQFEGDGSNRLGLGALVEYELPDGRKEFYEHTLYRGFLSSVDPIAHFGLGKEKTIKNLKVTWPGGRVQIIPTVNADQLLVLKAANAQPGTSVTEPKPVASPLMNDVTSALGITYRHEETDIIDFNLQKTLLHKLTEYGPALAVGDVNGDGLMDMVVGGSAKFSTDLLLQQANGHFTRKSFPTKLAEDTGILLFDADADGDLDLYAASGSPEVGQNQLDEALLHRLYVNDGKGNFTASTTALPNFRLNSSCVKAADVDRDGDLDLFVGGRVEPYKYPMGVRSYLLRNEGGSKDKPHFTDATAQMAPALTKQSLTCDALWTDYDNDGYVDLLLAGEWAPLTMLHNDKGRLTPVENSGLSEKSGFWNSLTPGDFDNDGDIDYLAGNLGQNNLLRATPERPVRIYAGDFDNNGFYDAFPTVYFKNAKGQYEEYPYFGWDDMVKQMIGIKKRYLKYAPFGEATINQILTDDERNQALKLTATYLSTSYIENKGNGKFEVKPLPIMAQAAPVFGMLAQDIDGDGNLDAVLIGNEHGSDLVAGRMDAFNGLVLKGDGKGGFQPVTIAQSGFYIPGNARAMVSIPDAQGHCRIATTENRGPLRMFAVQQAQTFTPVDAKTTVVSLRLKNGKTRRQEIPFGNTFYGQSARGVWLLPGEQIVKK; this is encoded by the coding sequence ATGAAATTTAGCATCTCACGTGGGGCCTGGTTTCTGCCCGTACTGTGTCTGTTCGCCCTTAGTTCCTGCCGTGAAAAACCCTTGTTCGAACGGCTCGACTCGTCCGATACCGGCATCACGTTTGCCAACAACATTACCGATAGTGATACGCTCAACATCCTGAACTACCAATATATCTACAACGGTGGGGGCGTAGGCGTAGGCGATTTCAATGGCGACCAAAAACCGGATGTTTTCTTTGCCGGAAACCAGGTACCCAACCGACTGTATATCAACGACACCGAAACGGGCAGCGGCAGTTTCCATTTCAAAGATGCAACCGAGTCGGCGGGTGTTGGCGGGGGCGGGCGCTGGTGTTCGGGCGTATCGGTGGTCGATATCAATGCCGATGGCAAACTCGACGTATATATATCCAATACGCTCCACAAAAAAGGCAATCAGCGGGCTAACCTGCTATACGTTAATCAGGGGAATAACACCGAAGGGCAACCCAAATTCCGGGAAATGGCCACGGATTACGGCATTGCCGACACCACCTACACCACACATTCTGCCTTTTTCGATTACGATAACGACGGCGATTTAGACCTTTTTGTGCTGGTCGACCAGATTGCCGATCCCAAAAACCCCGGCTACCTGAAAAGACGTATCGACGATGGGACATCGCCCAATACGGACCGGCTCTACCGCAACGATTTCGACTCCACACGCGGCCATGCCTACTTTACCGATGTTACTAAACAGGCGGGCGTTATTGCAGAAGGGTTTGGCCTGGGCGTAAATATCTGCGACATCAATCGCGATGGCTGGAAGGACATATTCGTCACCAACGACTTTGCGAGCAACGACGTACTCTACATCAATAACCATGATGGTACGTTTACCAACCGTGCTCACGACTCGTTTAAGCATACCAGCTCGTCGGCGATGGGTAACGATGTGGCCGACATCAATGGCGATGGGCTGGCCGACATTGTATGTATGGACATGCTCCCCGAAGATAACCTTCGCAAAAAGAGCCTGATGGGGCCAAGCAGTTATTTTGCTTATCAAGAGTGGGACCGCCTAGGCTATGAGCATCAGTACGCCCGAAATACGCTCCAGCTCAATCAGGGCGTTCGGCCCACCGACACCTCGAAAACCCATGCCAACATGCCGGTTTTCAGTGAGATCAGTATGCTGGCGGGTGTGGCCGAAACCGAATGGAGCTGGTCGCCCCTGCTGGTCGATCTGGACCACGACGGCTACCGGGATTTACTGGTCACGAATGGCTTTCCCCGCGACGTGACCGACCGTGATTTTACATCTTATTATAGCTCTGTCAATACGTACCTGAGCGATGCCCTGCGAAAAGAACTGACCGATAAAATACCGCAGGTGAAAGTTAGCAATTATGCGTTTCGCAATCGGGGGAGTTCGGGAACGCCAGCTTTCGAAAATGTAACCGAACTCTGGGGTATGGCCGAACCCAGTTTCTCGAACGGCGCTGCTTATGCCGATTTCGATGGCGATGGCGATCTCGATTATGTAATCAACAATATCAACGACGAAGCGTTTGTTTACCGGAACAATCTCAACGACCGTAAACCCGAAAACGCCCATTACCTCCGCATTCAGTTTGAGGGCGATGGGTCCAATAGGCTGGGTTTAGGTGCTCTGGTTGAATACGAACTGCCCGATGGTCGCAAAGAATTTTACGAACATACCTTATACCGAGGCTTCCTGTCGAGCGTTGATCCAATTGCTCACTTCGGGTTAGGCAAGGAGAAAACGATTAAAAATCTGAAAGTGACCTGGCCCGGTGGCCGGGTGCAGATTATACCAACGGTAAATGCCGATCAGCTATTGGTTCTGAAAGCAGCCAATGCCCAGCCCGGTACCTCAGTTACAGAGCCAAAGCCTGTGGCAAGCCCCTTGATGAACGACGTAACATCTGCACTCGGCATCACCTATCGACATGAGGAAACCGACATTATTGATTTCAATCTCCAGAAAACGTTGTTGCATAAGCTCACCGAATATGGGCCTGCTCTGGCTGTTGGCGATGTAAATGGCGATGGGCTTATGGATATGGTGGTGGGCGGTAGCGCGAAATTCTCGACCGACTTGCTACTACAGCAAGCCAATGGGCATTTCACCCGGAAATCGTTTCCGACCAAACTAGCGGAGGATACTGGCATCCTTTTGTTCGATGCCGATGCCGATGGCGACCTCGATTTATACGCAGCCAGTGGAAGCCCTGAAGTTGGCCAAAATCAGTTGGACGAAGCCCTGCTCCACCGGCTGTATGTAAACGACGGCAAAGGCAATTTTACGGCATCTACCACGGCTTTACCAAACTTCCGGCTGAATAGCTCATGCGTTAAAGCCGCTGATGTTGACCGGGACGGTGACCTCGATCTGTTTGTCGGTGGCCGCGTCGAACCGTACAAATACCCAATGGGAGTTCGTAGTTATCTGCTACGGAACGAAGGAGGCAGCAAGGATAAACCGCATTTTACGGATGCAACCGCTCAGATGGCCCCGGCCCTTACGAAGCAAAGCCTGACCTGCGATGCGCTCTGGACCGATTACGACAATGACGGTTATGTTGATTTGCTGTTGGCCGGTGAGTGGGCACCTTTAACAATGCTCCATAATGACAAAGGCCGCCTTACCCCCGTCGAAAACAGCGGGTTAAGCGAGAAGTCAGGCTTCTGGAACTCTTTAACGCCCGGCGATTTCGATAATGATGGCGATATTGATTATCTGGCCGGAAATCTGGGGCAGAACAACCTGCTTCGCGCTACTCCCGAGCGACCTGTTCGGATCTATGCGGGCGACTTTGATAACAATGGTTTTTACGATGCATTCCCAACGGTGTACTTCAAAAACGCCAAAGGCCAGTATGAAGAGTACCCGTATTTTGGCTGGGACGATATGGTGAAGCAGATGATCGGAATCAAAAAACGCTACCTCAAATACGCTCCCTTTGGTGAAGCAACCATTAATCAGATTCTGACCGACGACGAACGCAACCAGGCGCTAAAACTTACGGCCACCTATCTATCGACCAGTTATATTGAGAACAAGGGTAACGGAAAGTTTGAGGTTAAACCTTTACCGATTATGGCTCAGGCGGCCCCTGTTTTTGGGATGTTGGCCCAGGATATAGATGGTGATGGGAACCTGGATGCCGTCCTGATTGGGAATGAACACGGCAGCGACCTCGTGGCTGGTCGGATGGACGCCTTCAATGGGTTGGTCCTGAAAGGCGACGGCAAAGGCGGTTTTCAGCCAGTAACCATCGCCCAAAGTGGTTTCTACATCCCAGGCAATGCCAGGGCTATGGTAAGTATTCCCGATGCGCAGGGGCATTGCCGAATAGCTACTACTGAAAATCGAGGGCCATTACGTATGTTCGCCGTTCAACAGGCACAAACGTTTACGCCCGTCGACGCTAAAACGACCGTGGTATCCCTTCGCCTGAAAAATGGCAAAACCCGTCGACAGGAGATCCCTTTTGGCAATACCTTTTACGGGCAATCGGCACGGGGGGTCTGGTTATTACCGGGTGAGCAGATCGTGAAAAAGTAG
- a CDS encoding DUF4249 domain-containing protein translates to MTRLSILFALLGTALLLDSCTTVIDAKLDTGPTQLSVDALLTDQPGVQTIRLTQTAAYFDNGTPPAATSATVSVIDDAGKTYKFLDPDNDGYYVWQPTGNDTLGHIGRTYQLTIGFQGETYRAVSKMNRVPPIDSLIFVKRKLNPLSKNEGYRAEFYAMDIPNQADYYRIRFFRNGELQNKPNNIVTSQDGGFRSGTSVTDGLMFIVPIRRSINVDSLYAMNDVVKVELQSLTSEAFDFWQQFRTQITNGGLFATPPANIPTNIINTNASGRTAVGFFITSAVRSRTATVNQANIRVRED, encoded by the coding sequence ATGACACGACTTTCAATACTATTCGCTTTACTAGGTACTGCTTTGTTGCTCGATAGCTGCACGACGGTCATTGATGCCAAGCTGGATACGGGTCCAACCCAGCTTTCGGTCGATGCTTTATTGACCGATCAGCCTGGTGTGCAAACGATTCGACTAACCCAAACAGCCGCTTATTTTGACAACGGTACACCGCCAGCCGCAACCAGTGCCACCGTTAGTGTTATTGACGATGCTGGAAAAACCTACAAGTTTTTAGACCCTGACAACGATGGCTATTACGTATGGCAACCAACGGGAAATGATACACTAGGACATATAGGCCGGACCTATCAGCTTACCATTGGTTTTCAGGGAGAGACGTATCGGGCTGTTTCAAAAATGAACCGGGTGCCACCCATTGATTCACTCATTTTTGTAAAGCGTAAACTGAACCCCCTGTCAAAAAATGAAGGGTACCGGGCCGAGTTTTACGCTATGGATATTCCCAACCAGGCCGACTATTACCGGATCCGTTTTTTCCGAAATGGTGAACTGCAGAATAAGCCAAACAACATTGTCACCTCGCAGGATGGGGGATTCCGTAGTGGTACTTCCGTTACGGATGGACTGATGTTTATTGTACCTATCCGGCGGTCAATTAATGTCGATAGTTTGTACGCTATGAATGATGTAGTGAAAGTTGAGTTGCAATCACTTACGTCGGAAGCTTTCGACTTCTGGCAGCAGTTCCGAACGCAGATTACCAATGGAGGGTTGTTTGCTACGCCACCTGCCAACATTCCAACCAATATCATCAATACGAATGCGTCGGGCCGAACGGCTGTCGGCTTTTTCATTACATCGGCGGTTCGCAGCCGGACCGCTACGGTAAACCAGGCCAATATCCGGGTTCGGGAAGATTGA
- a CDS encoding TonB-dependent receptor yields the protein MKHGLPVWLCCLFMGLLSLQPDEAQAQPTTNTLATTPEKPARTAGLTISGYVKDGANGEGLIGVSVYVKETGTGAVTNSYGFYAITLPPGGYSLVISYIGYAKQTRTVELTDKNVRLDLELKQEGKDLQEVVVSANREDDNVKNIEMSVNRIDVKTLQRIPALLGEVDVIRSIQLLPGVTTVGEGATGFNVRGGSIDQNLVLLDEAPVYNSSHLFGFFSVFNPDAVKDVKLIKGGIPSNYGGRIASILDVRLKEGNAKKPELNGGIGLIFSRLSYERPLFKGKGSFIVAARRSYADILAQPFLNSDLKGAKFYFYDLTAKGNYRINDKNTVFLSGYLGRDVFGSDFGFNWGNATVSARWNHIFSERLFLNTTAYYSNYDYSLNTDLKQKTPNDFFRTDSRIVDYSLKPDFSLALGKNLITFGGQVIVHDFQPGTATAASAGVVRSFGIENKHALETALYVGNEQQLTPQLQLQYGLRYSLFNYTGPGEAYTFQTDVPVGTRRQVLTTVAYKGGSTIQTYGNWEPRLAAKYELSGNSSLKVSYNRLAQYIHLVSNTTASTPLDIWTPSTNNIKPQIADQIAAGYFKNFGHTGREFEASVEVYYKWLQNQIDYIDGASLILNKYLEGDLLSGKGRAYGAEFFVKRNTGVVNGWISYTLAKTERQVAGINNGDWYPTRFDKRHTLTSVLLFDPPQAKRWNFSATFTLASGTPGTFPTNRFEYEGFVAPIIDGRNNYRIPAYHRLDLAATLQGRKRPGKRKEDNWVFSVYNVYARKNPFSVYFQPNADNPRVTEAIKYSVFATIIPSVTYNFKF from the coding sequence ATGAAACACGGCTTACCTGTTTGGCTATGCTGCCTTTTTATGGGCCTGCTGTCGCTACAGCCTGATGAAGCGCAGGCCCAACCAACAACCAATACACTTGCAACTACTCCGGAAAAACCAGCCCGAACAGCCGGGCTGACCATCAGTGGCTATGTAAAAGATGGCGCTAATGGCGAAGGGCTAATTGGTGTATCGGTTTATGTAAAAGAAACCGGAACAGGTGCGGTTACCAATAGTTATGGATTTTACGCTATTACCTTGCCTCCTGGCGGTTATAGTCTGGTTATCAGTTATATCGGATATGCTAAGCAAACGCGAACGGTAGAGCTTACAGATAAAAACGTGCGGCTCGACCTCGAACTAAAACAGGAAGGGAAAGACCTCCAGGAAGTGGTTGTTTCGGCCAATCGGGAAGACGATAACGTGAAGAACATCGAGATGAGCGTCAATCGGATTGATGTGAAAACGTTGCAGCGGATTCCAGCGTTGCTTGGGGAGGTCGATGTGATTCGGAGTATTCAATTGTTGCCGGGTGTAACAACGGTGGGTGAGGGAGCAACAGGCTTCAACGTTCGGGGAGGCAGCATCGACCAGAATCTGGTATTACTCGACGAAGCGCCCGTTTATAACTCATCTCACCTGTTTGGCTTCTTTTCAGTGTTCAACCCTGATGCGGTTAAGGACGTAAAACTCATTAAGGGCGGTATACCCTCCAACTATGGTGGTCGGATCGCGTCGATTCTGGACGTTCGGCTAAAAGAAGGAAATGCGAAAAAGCCCGAGTTGAATGGTGGGATTGGATTAATATTCAGCCGCCTATCGTATGAACGGCCTTTGTTTAAAGGGAAGGGATCATTTATTGTAGCGGCTCGTCGTTCGTATGCCGATATTCTGGCGCAACCATTTCTGAATAGCGACCTGAAAGGAGCGAAGTTCTATTTCTATGACCTGACCGCCAAAGGTAATTATCGGATCAACGACAAAAATACCGTTTTCCTGTCGGGCTATTTAGGGCGAGATGTATTTGGGTCGGATTTTGGATTTAACTGGGGAAATGCCACCGTATCGGCTCGCTGGAACCACATTTTTAGTGAGCGATTGTTTCTGAATACAACCGCTTATTACAGCAACTACGACTACTCACTGAACACCGACTTAAAACAAAAAACGCCGAACGATTTCTTCCGTACCGATTCCCGCATTGTGGATTATAGCCTTAAGCCCGATTTTTCGCTGGCGCTCGGCAAAAACCTGATTACGTTTGGCGGCCAGGTGATTGTTCATGACTTTCAGCCGGGCACGGCTACGGCTGCTAGTGCCGGAGTCGTACGTTCGTTCGGAATAGAAAATAAACACGCGCTCGAAACGGCATTGTATGTCGGGAATGAACAACAGCTAACCCCACAGCTTCAATTACAATATGGCCTGCGTTATTCGCTGTTTAATTACACCGGTCCGGGCGAAGCGTACACTTTCCAAACCGATGTGCCCGTAGGAACCCGACGGCAGGTTCTGACAACGGTAGCCTATAAAGGTGGAAGTACTATCCAAACCTATGGGAATTGGGAGCCACGGCTGGCAGCTAAGTATGAACTGTCGGGCAATAGCTCGTTAAAAGTCAGTTATAACCGACTGGCGCAGTACATCCACCTGGTTTCGAACACAACAGCCTCGACACCACTCGATATCTGGACACCATCGACTAACAACATTAAACCGCAGATTGCCGACCAGATTGCCGCCGGGTATTTCAAGAATTTTGGCCATACTGGTCGTGAGTTCGAAGCGTCGGTGGAGGTGTATTATAAATGGCTACAGAATCAGATTGACTACATCGACGGGGCTAGCCTGATTCTGAACAAGTATCTGGAGGGTGATTTACTCAGTGGAAAAGGCCGGGCCTACGGAGCCGAATTTTTTGTCAAACGGAATACAGGAGTTGTTAATGGCTGGATTAGCTATACACTGGCCAAAACCGAGCGGCAGGTAGCGGGTATCAACAACGGTGATTGGTATCCTACCCGTTTCGATAAACGGCATACGCTGACCTCGGTGTTGCTCTTCGACCCACCACAAGCCAAGCGCTGGAATTTCTCGGCAACGTTTACACTCGCCAGTGGCACGCCCGGTACATTCCCAACAAACCGTTTTGAGTACGAAGGGTTTGTGGCTCCAATCATTGATGGGCGTAACAACTACCGCATTCCGGCCTACCACCGGCTTGACCTGGCAGCGACACTTCAAGGACGTAAACGGCCTGGTAAGCGAAAGGAAGACAACTGGGTATTCTCGGTCTATAACGTCTATGCCCGGAAAAACCCGTTCTCGGTATACTTCCAGCCCAATGCCGACAACCCACGGGTGACCGAAGCCATTAAGTATTCGGTTTTTGCGACCATCATCCCATCGGTGACTTACAATTTCAAATTCTAG
- a CDS encoding PPK2 family polyphosphate kinase, translated as MTDFNTERFRYDGEKPLKIKKAPTKVDDLYEDDAHYEAILRQQASEIDKWQERMFAHNRYGLLTVFQALDAAGKDGTIQHVFTGTNPAGVRVYSFKRPTDQELDHDFLWRSWRELPERGMIGIFNRSYYEEVLVVKVHPEILTQSQRLPEKITEDLDKLFKHRYEAIRDMETFLHRNGFPTIKFYLHVSKKEQADRLIARIEDIEKNWKFEEGDVKERDFWDDYQDAYETCINETATDKAPWYVIPADDKKNMRLLVGRIIIDELKKLPIENPEPDEKRFKELQKLIAVIKAQ; from the coding sequence GTGACTGATTTCAACACTGAACGCTTCCGTTATGACGGAGAGAAACCGCTGAAAATTAAAAAAGCGCCTACCAAAGTTGATGACCTTTACGAAGATGATGCGCATTATGAAGCCATTCTTCGGCAGCAGGCTTCCGAAATCGATAAGTGGCAGGAGCGTATGTTTGCGCACAACCGATATGGTCTTCTGACTGTATTTCAAGCCCTTGATGCCGCTGGGAAAGATGGTACAATTCAACATGTATTTACCGGAACTAATCCCGCCGGGGTACGGGTGTATTCTTTCAAACGCCCAACCGATCAGGAACTGGACCATGATTTTTTGTGGCGAAGCTGGCGCGAATTGCCCGAACGGGGCATGATCGGCATATTTAACCGATCGTACTATGAAGAGGTGCTGGTCGTAAAAGTTCATCCCGAAATCCTTACCCAAAGTCAGCGCCTGCCCGAAAAAATAACGGAAGACCTGGATAAGCTTTTTAAACATCGCTACGAAGCCATACGCGATATGGAAACGTTTCTGCACCGCAATGGCTTCCCAACCATCAAGTTTTACCTGCACGTATCTAAAAAGGAGCAGGCTGATCGACTGATTGCCCGAATTGAGGATATCGAAAAAAACTGGAAGTTTGAAGAGGGCGATGTGAAAGAGCGGGATTTCTGGGACGATTATCAGGATGCCTATGAAACCTGTATTAATGAAACGGCTACAGATAAAGCGCCCTGGTACGTGATTCCGGCCGACGATAAGAAAAACATGCGGTTGCTGGTTGGGCGAATTATCATCGACGAGTTGAAAAAACTGCCGATCGAAAATCCTGAACCCGATGAAAAGCGATTTAAAGAATTACAGAAACTCATTGCGGTTATTAAAGCTCAGTAA
- the msrA gene encoding peptide-methionine (S)-S-oxide reductase MsrA gives MATNQSGALAKATFGTGCFWCTEAVYESLRGVVSAVSGYEGGHKENPTYKEVCTGTTGHAECVEVTYDSTQITYQELLEAFFRSHDPTSLNRQGNDIGTQYRSVIFYHNDEQKQLAETAKAELDKSGAYDSPIVTEISPASTFYEAEEYHQSYFANNPNQGYCAFVVASKVDKFRKVFKEKLKPDLNHSY, from the coding sequence ATGGCAACAAATCAATCAGGCGCTTTGGCAAAAGCGACCTTTGGCACGGGCTGTTTCTGGTGTACCGAAGCCGTTTACGAATCACTAAGGGGCGTTGTTTCGGCCGTATCGGGTTATGAAGGTGGCCACAAAGAAAATCCGACCTATAAGGAGGTTTGTACGGGTACAACCGGCCATGCCGAATGTGTAGAAGTGACGTATGACTCTACGCAAATTACCTATCAGGAACTGCTTGAAGCGTTCTTTCGTAGTCATGATCCAACTTCTCTCAATCGACAGGGAAATGATATTGGCACGCAATACCGATCGGTCATCTTTTATCACAACGACGAGCAGAAACAACTCGCTGAAACAGCTAAAGCAGAACTGGATAAATCGGGCGCTTATGACAGCCCCATTGTTACAGAAATTTCGCCGGCCAGTACATTTTACGAAGCTGAAGAATACCACCAAAGCTATTTTGCCAACAATCCAAATCAGGGTTACTGCGCTTTTGTCGTAGCGTCGAAAGTAGATAAATTCAGGAAAGTTTTTAAAGAAAAACTAAAACCTGATTTAAATCATTCTTATTAA